Proteins encoded in a region of the Schistocerca serialis cubense isolate TAMUIC-IGC-003099 chromosome 6, iqSchSeri2.2, whole genome shotgun sequence genome:
- the LOC126484253 gene encoding ERC protein 2-like isoform X3: MSYGAPSNLSGGGGYGAGGGSGAVGAGGNRSPRSSRRLAGELPTVDRSPSRSNYGLSGGGATRGSPLGSRKGARSPPPSAADAQHAQQQQQYQQQQQYHSAASASAGYMGSPYYATRDDELGSPVMMDERGRGHHRSRSASRPAMGGGGGGGGTRYQSLDRSGLGGDAHEREFVPIREPRERSLDRGMGTGRDRSLDRGGGLYLDDDLYGGGGGGSRSARQSPNPHMMASGGSGRDIVAELQQQNSDLQRELANFKKELELTNQKLGSSMHSIKTFWSPELKKERALRKEESAKYSLINDQLKLLNSENQVRRTSNVL, encoded by the coding sequence atgtcgtacggcgcccCCTCCAATCTGAGCGGGGGCGGCGGATACGGCGCTGGAGGAGGCAGCGGAGCAGTCGGTGCCGGCGGGAACCGATCGCCGCGGAGCTCGCGCCGGCTGGCCGGCGAACTGCCCACCGTAGACCGGTCGCCGTCGCGCTCCAACTACGGCCTGAGCGGCGGCGGCGCCACACGGGGCAGCCCTCTGGGGAGCCGCAAGGGCGCGCGCTCCCCACCCCCGTCGGCGGCGGACGCGCAGCAtgcgcagcagcagcaacagtaccagcagcagcagcagtaccatTCGGCAGCGTCAGCGTCCGCCGGCTACATGGGCTCGCCGTACTACGCGACGCGCGACGACGAGCTAGGCTCGCCGGTGATGATGGACGAGCGCGGCCGCGGCCACCACCGGTCGCGCTCCGCCTCGCGGCCCGCCAtggggggcggcgggggtggcggcggcACGCGCTACCAGTCGCTGGATCGCAGCGGGTTGGGCGGCGACGCTCACGAGCGCGAGTTCGTGCCCATCCGGGAGCCGCGCGAGCGCTCGCTGGACCGCGGCATGGGCACCGGCCGCGACCGCTCGCTCGACCGCGGGGGCGGCCTCTACCTGGACGACGACCTgtacggcggcggcgggggcggcagccgGTCGGCGCGCCAGTCGCCCAACCCGCACATGATGGCCTCGGGCGGCAGCGGCCGCGACATCGTCGCCGAGCTGCAGCAGCAGAACAGCGACCTGCAGCGCGAGCTCGCCAACTTCAAGAAGGAGCTCGAGCTCACCAACCAGAAGCTCGGCTCCAGCATGCACAGCATCAAGACCTTCTGGAGTCCCGAGCTCAAGAAGGAGCGCGCCCTACGCAAGGAGGAGTCGGCCAAGTACAGCCTCATCAACGACCAACTCAAGCTGCTCAACTC
- the LOC126484253 gene encoding ERC protein 2-like isoform X2 — MSYGAPSNLSGGGGYGAGGGSGAVGAGGNRSPRSSRRLAGELPTVDRSPSRSNYGLSGGGATRGSPLGSRKGARSPPPSAADAQHAQQQQQYQQQQQYHSAASASAGYMGSPYYATRDDELGSPVMMDERGRGHHRSRSASRPAMGGGGGGGGTRYQSLDRSGLGGDAHEREFVPIREPRERSLDRGMGTGRDRSLDRGGGLYLDDDLYGGGGGGSRSARQSPNPHMMASGGSGRDIVAELQQQNSDLQRELANFKKELELTNQKLGSSMHSIKTFWSPELKKERALRKEESAKYSLINDQLKLLNSENQVRIVACAGSAVNQRLYV, encoded by the coding sequence atgtcgtacggcgcccCCTCCAATCTGAGCGGGGGCGGCGGATACGGCGCTGGAGGAGGCAGCGGAGCAGTCGGTGCCGGCGGGAACCGATCGCCGCGGAGCTCGCGCCGGCTGGCCGGCGAACTGCCCACCGTAGACCGGTCGCCGTCGCGCTCCAACTACGGCCTGAGCGGCGGCGGCGCCACACGGGGCAGCCCTCTGGGGAGCCGCAAGGGCGCGCGCTCCCCACCCCCGTCGGCGGCGGACGCGCAGCAtgcgcagcagcagcaacagtaccagcagcagcagcagtaccatTCGGCAGCGTCAGCGTCCGCCGGCTACATGGGCTCGCCGTACTACGCGACGCGCGACGACGAGCTAGGCTCGCCGGTGATGATGGACGAGCGCGGCCGCGGCCACCACCGGTCGCGCTCCGCCTCGCGGCCCGCCAtggggggcggcgggggtggcggcggcACGCGCTACCAGTCGCTGGATCGCAGCGGGTTGGGCGGCGACGCTCACGAGCGCGAGTTCGTGCCCATCCGGGAGCCGCGCGAGCGCTCGCTGGACCGCGGCATGGGCACCGGCCGCGACCGCTCGCTCGACCGCGGGGGCGGCCTCTACCTGGACGACGACCTgtacggcggcggcgggggcggcagccgGTCGGCGCGCCAGTCGCCCAACCCGCACATGATGGCCTCGGGCGGCAGCGGCCGCGACATCGTCGCCGAGCTGCAGCAGCAGAACAGCGACCTGCAGCGCGAGCTCGCCAACTTCAAGAAGGAGCTCGAGCTCACCAACCAGAAGCTCGGCTCCAGCATGCACAGCATCAAGACCTTCTGGAGTCCCGAGCTCAAGAAGGAGCGCGCCCTACGCAAGGAGGAGTCGGCCAAGTACAGCCTCATCAACGACCAACTCAAGCTGCTCAACTC